The nucleotide window ggtccttctcccaaacccaaaccccactcCCAGTCCTGTGTACCCATTTCATGTCACTCCAGGACCCCAATACAAATCCAGAGGTCACCCTCTTCCTCCACTACATCCTTCTTGAGCGTCCCTTGATCCCACTCCAAAATCCCAGTCCCATGTCCCCCCCTCAAAtgaccccagtgtcccccagcccctgaTACCGAAATCGGACGCAGTGAACTCCCTGATGGAGCTGGAGGTATCAGAAAGCCGGAATTCTTTATCAGCTCGGAATCACAGCAGATCTCTCCTGGTCCTGCAGGTCAGGGGGGACTTTGCCATGGGGTATTTATCCATGACagttataaatattaattaaaaggGGCTTCTTAGCTAATACAGAGACATCACATTCTCTGGAAATAATTTGCATGACTCCACCTCTTTCTGGAAGTCCTTTTATGGTACTTGGAGGGTCACCCAAAGGGGTTTTTAGGTGTGGTTTCCACCGAGTGCCCCAATATGCCAGGTCACATTTCCTGGAACTTCTGCTTTGTGCAGGCGCTGCTCCTTCTCTGGGTCAGAACTTGCAAAAGACCCTCACTGGAGTTCCCTTTATCTGTTTCTCCAAGAATTCCTTCCACGTTCATCCTGCTTATCCACACTTCGACctccttttcttgctttttctggtTCTATCCAGCACTGTTAAGAGGTCTGAAACTTTCTATTCCCTCTCTTATTGCTCACCCCCCAGGACCCCAATCCCACTCCCATGGTCCCATGCAAACCTAGGAACTCACTTGATATTTACTTTGAGCATTGCTCATGCCCAAGGAGCCatatggaaagaaagaagacaatTAACACCTAAGGGATCTCCAATTAAATATAAACAAGAATTATTGTCCCTCCTTGATGCCACCCAACTGCCCAAAGAAGTGGCCATGCTACAATCCAGGGCACACCAGCTTGGAGATTGACAATTCCGCGTGGGAAATAGGTTTGCAATAAAGGTGCACAAGAGCTTCCACAGCAAAGCATCCTGGTGTTAATTCCTGAGGAAGGAATTTCACCCCCCCCAGAAGTGAGGCCTGGATAGAGTTGGGCAGATTGAAAATTGGCTGCTTCTCTAAAAGCCCACAACAAagagggtgggtgggtgggtgagAGGTAACTCCCAATACCCGGGTCAGGCCCTCCCCAGCTGATGCTGCAATttgcaaaggagaaaagcacCAGCAAAGCTCTGGGGAATCGATGCCATGGGGACTGGTCTGTGGCCTCAGATCCTCAGTGTCCGTAGGACAAAATTGTCAGGTCTGTTACAGAGCAATGCCCGATATGTTTGAAAAAGAACCCTTGGAATTCAAAACCATCACCTCCAGGCATCGCTGAAAGAGGAAACACTCCTGGGGATTACTGGCAAATGGATTTTCTGAGCTGCCACACCAGGAAGTGTTCAGGTATCTCCTGGTGTTGGTGGATCCCTTTTTTGGGGTCCACACCTTCTCCTGCCACACCAACAAGGCCAGGGAAGCCACCCAGGCACTTCCCCAAGAGATCGTCCCCAGGCTCGAGCTGCCTACAGGGATGTCATCTGCTAGGGGACCCCATTTGGTATCTGAGGTGTGGCAGCAACTCAGTGAGCAGTGGGGAGGGGGACTGGGGGGCCATGGGACCGTGGGATTGGGGTCTCGGGGTTAAGCAATAGGAGAGAGAATAAAGTTTCAGATCTCTTAATGGTGCTGGATAGAACTTAAACATGAACAGGCAAAAGCCAGAAAAGGAGGTCGAAGTGTGGATACACAGGATGAATGTGCCTGGAATCCATGGAGAAACAGATAAAGGGAACTCCAGTGAGGGTCTTTTGCAAGTTCTGGACCAGAGAACTTGAGCACTGCCTGCACAAAGCAGAAGTTCTAGGAAAGGTCATCTGGCATATTGGGGCACTCCCTGAAAACCACACCCAGAAACCCCTTGGGGTGACCCTCCAGTACCATAAAAGGACTTCCAGAAAGAGGCAGAACCATGCCAATTATTTCCAGAGAAAGTGATATATATGTATTAGCTAAGAAGCTccttttaatgaatatttataaCTGTGGTGGATAAATACCCCAAGGCAAAATCTCCCCTGACCTGCAGGACCAGGAGAGATCTGCTGTGAGTCCGAGCTGATAAAGAATTCTGGCTTTCTGATACCTCCAGCTCCATCAGGGAGTTCACTGCGTCCGATTTCGGTAtcaggggctgggggacactggggtcaTTTGAGGGGGGGACATGGGACTGGGATTTTGGAGTGGGGCCATGGGGGCTCCTGGGGGATGttgtggggacaggggatgaCTGCCTGATTTGACTTGGAGTCCTGGGGTGACCAAAAAGATCACCGGAGTGGATTTGGGGTCTGAGAGAGGGCTGAGGGGTCAGTGGGGGGGTGAGGGACTGGCTTTAGGGATTTAGTTGAGATTTGTAATCAGCCCGGCATCACAAGAGGTTTGCCGAGGACTGGGAGCAGGATTGAGCTCCTGAGGagcactggggggacactggaAGGGTAAACACaggactgggatggggatggggccGGGTGGGGCactgaggggacatgggggaggtcagggattgtccccagggtttgggctggggaattgcagaggggctggggtgaCACTAAGGAGGAAAGGGACAATGAACTGGGAGTAGGTTTGTGGGGTtggtgggcacagggacaaCACTGGAGGGGACACAACAGTGGGGTCCAGGGTGGGCATTgtgggattgggactggggtCATgaggggcactgctggggggaCAGAGAGTGAATCCAGAATCTGAATTAAGTTCCTGGGGTTCCAGGAGGACACTAAGCGTTGAGGACATTGGGCCATAGGAGTGGCATTGTTGTCCTGGGGTTCTGAGGGGAGTCCAGGAATGCCCCCAGGGTCTGGGCTCAGCATCCCAGGATGTGTCCTGGGGTCTTCAATGCGAAACTGCCCCCTGTCCTCCCAGCTGACCCCAgttcccttctccagcccctcacAGAGGAACCCTTCCCATGTACTCCCATGTGCCCTAATTGTCCCCTCAGTGTGTCCCCCTTTGTCCCACAGTGTCCCTCGTGGTGGCCCCTCCCCACCATGGCCCTCCTGGCTCGcaccctggctctgctggcaaTGACCTTGGCCACTACAGCCATCAAGGTGGTGCCCCTGGACATGGCCCGGGACTCCTTCGATGACCAGTACCGGGGCTGCGGACATGCCATGAGCGCGGCGTTGCTGGCCCTCTACAACTTTGAGTACCAGAAGAATCCTCACTTTGCCTGGGGCTGGTTCCATGCTGATGCTGAGTGGCGCAAGCGGGGctctcctgtgtcccctctgccgTCCCCATGGCACGCCGTCGCTGTCATGGCCTACACAATGAAGTACCTATACAAGGAGTTCAACACGGCCGTGCGTGCGGCCGGACATTCCCGCCAGGAATACCGGAACAACTTCCACTTCAAAACGCTGCATTTCCTGCTGACCGACGCCCTGGGGGCGCTGAGGAATGCTCATCAAGCACAGTGTCACCACGTGTTCCGGGGCGTGCGTGACGTTCATTTCAAGGCGCGGCGTGGCCAGAGGGTCCGCTTTGGTCAATTCACGTCGACGTCGCTGAGCAAAGAGATCGCCCAGAAATATGGAACAGACACGATTTTCCAGGTTCACACGTGCCACGGTGTGGACATCCAGGCTTTTTCCTATGATCCCAGCAACCGTGAGGTGCTGATCCCGCCATACGAAATCTTCAAGGTCACGCAAGTCACCTGGAATGGGAAGAGGACACGGATCAGTCTCCGCTCCACCGGGACCTTTAGCAAATACAACTGCGAGTGGCTGTGAGGtgacagcacaggggacagcctggggtGATGGGGACACCAACTGTGGCCATAGGGACACCCATGATAAGGCAGAGGAGACATTGAGACTCACTGGGGATAGGGGACAGTACTATCCACTGTGTGGGGGGGACAAGGACACCTGCAGTTGGGGACgaggacagggacacccagtgctggggacatcCACAGTG belongs to Vidua macroura isolate BioBank_ID:100142 chromosome 1, ASM2450914v1, whole genome shotgun sequence and includes:
- the LOC128808057 gene encoding NAD(P)(+)--arginine ADP-ribosyltransferase 2-like; the protein is MALLARTLALLAMTLATTAIKVVPLDMARDSFDDQYRGCGHAMSAALLALYNFEYQKNPHFAWGWFHADAEWRKRGSPVSPLPSPWHAVAVMAYTMKYLYKEFNTAVRAAGHSRQEYRNNFHFKTLHFLLTDALGALRNAHQAQCHHVFRGVRDVHFKARRGQRVRFGQFTSTSLSKEIAQKYGTDTIFQVHTCHGVDIQAFSYDPSNREVLIPPYEIFKVTQVTWNGKRTRISLRSTGTFSKYNCEWL